Proteins co-encoded in one Papaver somniferum cultivar HN1 chromosome 5, ASM357369v1, whole genome shotgun sequence genomic window:
- the LOC113277495 gene encoding p21-activated protein kinase-interacting protein 1-like: MTLIAGSWEKFLWGFKLKSETLVPLFSYPSHISAIKCVAISGPVAVSGGADDFIKVYDITTSSEVGSLMNQTGAITCVSFFNSSSLSYPRNLLSGSEDGTVSIYDADPFVHYKSIQAHRKSVNDLSIHKSGKLALSVGRDSCLAMSNLVRGRRSFCCRLNKEASMVKFDSDGSKFFLVMEDKICIHEAEDAKLVLEMNSPSQKRILCAAVSANGLLTTGGEDCNVTAWDPTSGKVAYCIEKAHSNRVKGIAVLSSSTVDDVENSESPYLVASASSDGVIRVWDVRMVKKEQPSPFAEVNTKSRLTCLAGSSIKNLNCAGNSSK; encoded by the coding sequence ATGACTCTAATAGCTGGTTCTTGGGAGAAGTTTCTATGGGGATTCAAGCTCAAATCTGAAACCCTAGTCCCACTTTTCTCATACCCATCTCATATCTCAGCAATCAAATGTGTTGCCATCTCTGGTCCGGTTGCGGTCTCTGGTGGAGCAGATGACTTCATTAAAGTTTATGATATAACCACTTCTTCAGAAGTTGGATCTCTCATGAACCAAACAGGGGCTATTACTTGTGTCTCTTTCTTTAACTCATCTTCACTTTCTTACCCTCGTAATCTCCTCAGTGGTTCTGAAGATGGCACTGTTAGTATCTATGATGCTGATCCTTTTGTGCATTACAAAAGTATACAAGCTCATAGAAAAAGTGTTAACGATTTGAGTATACATAAGTCTGGAAAGTTGGCATTGAGTGTTGGTAGAGATTCTTGTTTAGCTATGTCGAATTTAGTCAGAGGAAGAAGGAGTTTTTGCTGCAGGTTAAATAAAGAAGCTTCAATGGTGAAATTTGATTCAGATGGGAGTAAATTCTTTTTGGTTATGGAAGATAAAATTTGTATTCATGAAGCTGAGGATGCCAAGTTGGTTTTAGAGATGAACAGCCCGAGCCAGAAGAGAATTCTTTGTGCAGCTGTATCTGCTAATGGACTGTTGACTACTGGTGGGGAGGACTGTAATGTGACAGCATGGGATCCAACCAGTGGGAAGGTAgcatattgtattgagaaagcACATTCAAACCGTGTGAAAGGAATTGCAGTTCTGTCTAGCAGTACCGTTGATGATGTGGAAAACTCTGAATCTCCATATCTAGTAGCTTCTGCATCGTCAGATGGAGTCATAAGAGTTTGGGATGTGCGCATGGTTAAAAAGGAGCAGCCAAGTCCATTTGCAGAGGTGAACACAAAATCTAGGTTGACGTGTCTTGCAGGATCCTCCATCAAAAACCTGAACTGTGCTGGAAATTCCTCAAAGTAA
- the LOC113281823 gene encoding asparagine synthetase domain-containing protein 1-like — translation MCGIALIISGVRIDLSSLRPDVASQLTEAVKPAEHSKISVEGLKEALQRRGPDHLGSKKLFLQIKNESFLNVEQVTEMVMSTDTIITSSYDVKQDNGIDGINSVAELDFFGAELQLRGISPVFQPLVDASGNILVYNGEIFGGLYVDNDCNDAEILVRVLGKCCSCTYQERKSACCCVEKEEISIPQLLSTIRGPWGLIYWQDRLKTLWFGRDAFGRRSLLVHWPTLDDPRLMLSSVSPSSDTNENFDSGAEDLVSGINFWEELSCGIYSICFNASETKECLVGEVKKHEWTDPLLSELIKWERSDVEPKGIIPPSVSLPVQKVLNVLRESVMRRTILNTVFQEIKHETRVETFVPIAVLFSGGIDSMILAALLDQCLDPSYDIDLLNVSFDGQSAPDRISSRAGVKELQRIAPSRRWNLVEIDHALSNLICETKHVMSLIYPSNTYMDLNIGIALWLAAGGDGWVEKDNHQRVKYKSEAKILLVGSGADEQCAGYSRYRTKYRSGGWLGLHKEMKLDMQRIWKINLGRDDRCISDNGKEARFPFLDEDVIKTLLEIPLWEVADLEQAAGKGDKKILREVAQLLGLEAAAFLPKRAIQFGSRIARESNRKNFGSNHAANQASAGSVVVHNPSTK, via the exons ATGTGCGGAATCGCTCTCATCATATCTGGTGTCCGAATCGATTTGTCATCCTTACGTCCAGATGTTGCATCTCAACTTACTGAAGCTGTGAAACCA GCGGAGCATTCAAAAATTTCAGTCGAGGGTCTTAAAGAAGCTCTTCAAAGAAGGGGTCCTGATCACTTAGGAAGCaagaagttatttcttcaaataaAAAATGAATCTTTTCTGAATGTAGAACAAGTAACTGAAATGGTTATGTCTACTGATACAATCATCACTTCATCGTATGATGTGAAACAAGATAATGGCATAGATGGGATCAATTCAGTGGCGGAGCTTGATTTTTTTGGGGCAGAATTGCAACTTAGAGGAATAAGTCCTGTTTTTCAGCCTTTGGTGGATGCTTCTGGAAATATCCTGGTATATAATG GTGAAATATTTGGGGGGCTATATGTTGATAATGATTGCAATGATGCCGAGATTCTTGTTCGTGTTCTCGGGAAGTGCTGTTCCTGCACCTACCAGGAACGCAAGAGTGCATGCTGTTGTGTTGAGAAGGAAGAGATTTCCATACCGCAGCTTCTTTCAACAATAAGAGGGCCATGGGGATTAATCTATTGGCAG GATAGATTAAAAACCTTATGGTTTGGTCGGGACGCATTTGGGAGGCGGAGTCTCCTTGTTCATTGGCCAACTTTGGATGACCCCCGGTTAATGTTATCTTCCGTATCTCCATCTTCTGATACTAATGAAAATTTTG ATTCTGGAGCAGAAGATTTGGTGAGTGGCATTAACTTCTGGGAGGAGCTTTCTTGTGGGATATATAGCATATGCTTCAATGCTTCAGAAACAAAAGAATGCTTAGTTGGTGAAGTCAAGAAGCATGAATGGACTGACCCCCTTCTGAGTGAACTGATTAAGTGGGAGAGAAGTGATGTAGAACCCAAAG GGATCATTCCACCTTCAGTTTCACTGCCAGTGCAAAAGGTGCTTAATGTTCTCAGAGAGTCTGTCATGCGGCGTACCATTTTAAACACAGTGTTTCAG gaaattaaacatgaaacccGAGTAGAGACCTTTGTTCCGATAGCAGTTCTGTTTTCTGGTGGAATAGATTCAATGATACTCGCAGCATTACTGGATCAATGCCTAGATCCCAGCT atgacATCGATCTGCTAAACGTGAGCTTTGATGGCCAGTCTGCTCCAGATAGAATATCGTCCAGGGCAGGAGTGAAGGAACTTCAGAGAATTGCACCTTCCCGAAG GTGGAACCTTGTGGAGATAGATCATGCATTGTCAAACTTGATCTGCGAAACAAAGCATGTCATGTCACTCATATATCCGTCTAATACATACATG GACCTGAACATCGGAATAGCATTATGGTTAGCAGCTGGTGGTGATGGTTGGGTAGAGAAAGACAACCATCAGCGTGTCAAGTACAAGTCTGAAGCCAAAATTCTCCTTGTTGGTTCTGGTGCTGACGAGCAATGTGCTGGGTATAGTAGATACAGGACTAAGTATCGATCAGGAGG CTGGCTTGGGTTGCACAAAGAAATGAAGTTAGATATGCAGAGAATTTGGAAAATAAATCTGGGAAGGGATGACAGATGCATTTCTGACAATGGAAAAGAG GCTAGATTTCCGTTCTTGGACGAGGATGTTATCAAGACTCTTTTAGAAATTCCACTATGGGAAGTTGCTGATCTAGAACAGGCAGCTGGAAAAGGTGATAAGAAGATTCTAAGAGAG GTCGCACAGCTGTTGGGTTTAGAAGCAGCAGCATTTCTCCCCAAGAGAGCAATCCAG TTTGGCTCTAGAATAGCAAGGGAATCAAATAGGAAGAACTTTGGAAGCAACCATGCTGCAAATCAGGCATCTGCAGGGAGTGTTGTAGTCCACAATCCATCAACAAAATAG
- the LOC113281825 gene encoding transcription initiation factor TFIID subunit 8-like, whose protein sequence is MNDGGKESGSQNSNKGKKKLLLNNGGGGGDDFARAIARIAVAQICETMGFETLHESALDALSDILIRYLCDLGKTAQFYANLAGRMDSNIFDIIQGLEDLGFSQGFVNASDMNRCLVESGIVREITDYVNSAKDIPFSRTVPRFPFVREWKATPSFLQIGETPAGKHIPAWLPAFPDPHTYIHTPVWNEKVRDPKADKIEQARQRRKAERSLLSFQQRLASSGSELPSSVGKGTNQAIDTNPFLAPPGNEEEPVHVHSSKLRKELVGENRISVLETFAPAIEAASKSGSSEVGDGVSKAVLPLNKKQAVHFKFGIGRKSLGMPVDLTLQNSIGKPIVWFRRDEEKDDKKRRAEQILKEAIENPQDLAQL, encoded by the coding sequence ATGAATGATGGAGGTAAGGAGAGTGGAAGTCAGAACAGCAACAAGGGGAAGAAGAAATTATTGCTaaataatggtggtggtggaggagatgATTTTGCTAGAGCAATTGCAAGAATTGCGGTGGCACAGATATGTGAAACTATGGGATTTGAGACCCTTCATGAGTCTGCTTTAGATGCTCTTTCTGACATTTTGATTCGTTACCTTTGTGATTTAGGGAAAACGGCTCAATTTTATGCTAATTTGGCTGGAAGAATGGATTCTAATATTTTTGATATAATTCAAGGATTGGAAGATTTGGGTTTCTCGCAGGGTTTTGTTAATGCATCAGATATGAATCGTTGTTTAGTTGAGTCGGGTATAGTTAGAGAGATAACAGATTATGTGAATTCAGCAAAAGATATTCCTTTTTCCAGAACTGTTCCACGGTTTCCTTTTGTTAGAGAATGGAAAGCTACACCGAGTTTTCTTCAAATTGGTGAAACACCAGCTGGTAAACATATTCCTGCTTGGTTACCTGCTTTTCCTGATCCTCATACTTATATTCATACTCCTGTATGGAATGAGAAAGTGAGGGATCCTAAAGCAGATAAAATCGAGCAAGCAAGACAGAGGAGAAAAGCAGAACGTTCATTGTTGAGTTTTCAGCAGAGGTTAGCTTCTAGTGGTTCGGAGTTACCCAGCTCAGTTGGAAAGGGTACTAACCAAGCAATAGATACTAATCCTTTTCTTGCTCCACCTGGTAATGAAGAAGAACCAGTACATGTTCATTCATCTAAGTTGCGGAAAGAATTGGTAGGGGAGAATCGGATCTCCGTGCTAGAGACGTTTGCACCAGCTATTGAAGCAGCAAGTAAGAGCGGGTCTTCTGAAGTGGGTGATGGTGTGAGTAAAGCTGTTCTTCCTCTAAACAAGAAACAGGCTGTTCATTTTAAATTTGGAATTGGGAGGAAATCCTTAGGAATGCCTGTAGATTTGACTCTTCAAAACAGCATTGGAAAGCCAATTGTTTGGTTCCGAAGGGATGAAGAGAAAGATGATAAGAAAAGGAGAGCAGAGCAAATTCTGAAGGAAGCTATTGAAAATCCGCAGGATCTTGCTCAGTTGTAA
- the LOC113281824 gene encoding cell division control protein 48 homolog B-like, with amino-acid sequence MESTSSSSNVRNNQWKAEEAIAGNAQALEALRELIIYPMHYSEEAQKLGLKWRRGLLLYGPPGTGKTSLVRAVVRECDAHLVLISLHTVHRPYAGESEKILHEAFAEASSKATLGKPSVIFIDEIDALCPRRDSRREQDARLASQLFTLMDSLKPSQTSTSQVFVVASTNRVDAIDPALRRSGRFDAEIEVTTPTEEERFQILQLYSKKLPLDSSVDLQAIAAWCNGYVGADLEALCWEAAMSAVRRSSDTSKDGSISSLTLDDWNHARSVVGPSITRGVTVEIPKVSWDDIGGLNDLKKKLQQAVEWPIKHAEAFERLAISPVRGVLLHGPPGCSKTTLAKAAAHAAQASFFSLSGAELYSMYVGEGEALLRNTFQRARLAAPSIIFFDEADVVASKRSDSSSNSAAIGERLLSTLLTEMDGLEQAKGILVLAATNRPHAIDAALMRPGRFDLVLYVPPPDLEARYEILRVHTCNMKVSDDVDLRQVAEETDLFTGAELEGLCREAGMVALREDITAAVVLNRHFQTVKESLKPALIREAVDKYASFKKNPYSRSTKECRLNQKQQQTSKFPENLMSHIKVGAVTFVLAYVGCRFLKSRSYMKI; translated from the exons ATGGAAAGTACTAGCAGTAGTAGTAATGTCAGAAACAATCAATGGAAGGCTGAAGAAGCCATTGCTGGAAATGCTCAAGCACTTGAAGCTCTTAGAGAACTCATCATCTACCCAATGCATTATTCTGAGGAGGCTCAAAAACTCGGTCTTAAA TGGCGGAGAGGATTACTCTTGTATGGTCCACCTGGTACCGGAAAG ACAAGTTTGGTCCGTGCTGTTGTTAGAGAATGTGACGCTCATTTGGTTTTGATCAG TCTTCACACTGTTCACAGACCATACGCTGGTGAAAGTGAGAAAATCCTGCATGAAGCTTTTGCAGAAGCATCATCTAAGGCAACTTTAGGCAAGCCATCAGTTATATTTATCGATGAGATTGATGCGCTGTGTCCTCGTCGTGACTCAAG GAGAGAGCAGGATGCCCGCTTAGCTTCTCAACTTTTTACATTGATGGATTCCCTTAAACcctcacaaacatctacttctcAAGTTTTTGTTGTGGCGTCAACAAACAG AGTGGATGCAATTGATCCAGCACTAAGAAGGTCAGGGCGTTTTGATGCTGAAATTGAAGTTACAACACCTACCGAAGAGGAGCGCTTTCAAATCCTCCAG CTTTACTCAAAAAAGCTTCCACTGGACTCCAGTGTCGACCTGCAAGCCATAGCTGCATGGTGCAATGGATACGTTGGAGCAGATTTAGAAGCTTTGTGTTGGGAAGCTGCAATGTCTGCAGTTAGGAGATCTTCAGACACAAGTAAAGATGGTTCAATATCTAGCTTAACATTGGACGACTGGAACCATGCAAGATCAGTGGTTGGTCCAAGCATAACAAGAGGTGTTACAGTCGAAATCCCTAAGGTGTCGTGGGATGATATTGGAGGTCTAAACGATTTAAAG AAAAAACTTCAGCAAGCGGTTGAGTGGCCTATTAAACATGCTGAGGCATTTGAGAGGTTGGCCATATCACCAGTACGTGGGGTTCTTCTACATGGACCTCCTGGATGCTCAAAGACTACCCTAGCCAAGGCTGCCGCACATGCTGCTCAAGCTTCATTTTTCTCTTTGAG TGGTGCAGAATTGTATTCGATGTATGTTGGAGAAGGAGAAGCTTTATTACGGAATACATTTCAAAGGGCTAGACTTGCAGCACCTAGTATAATATTCTTTGATGAGGCTGATGTGGTTGCTAGCAAGCG AAGTGATAGCTCAAGCAACAGTGCCGCTATTGGTGAGAGACTTCTATCTACTTTGCTAACTGAAATGGATGGCTTAGAACAGGCTAAG GGAATTCTTGTATTGGCTGCTACAAATCGTCCTCATGCTATTGATGCTGCACTTATGCGGCCTGGTCGCTTTGATTTG GTTCTTTATGTACCACCACCTGATCTAGAAGCTCGCTATGAGATATTGCGTGTGCATACCTGTAATATGAAGGTTAGCGATGATGTTGATCTTAGGCAGGTTGCAGAAGAGACCGATCTTTTCACTGGTGCTGAACTAGAAGGTCTTTGTAGAGAAGCTGGAATGGTAGCTCTTAGGGAAGATATCACTGCAGCAGTAGTTCTCAATCGTCATTTCCAAACTGTGAAGGAATCATTAAAACCTGCCTTAATTAGAGAAGCAGTCGATAAGTACGCTTCTTTTAAGAAAAACCCTTATTCTCGGTCAACAAAGGAATGCAGACTGAACCAGAAGCAGCAGCAGACGAGCAAGTTTCCAGAAAACCTAATGAGTCATATAAAAGTTGGGGCAGTTACCTTTGTACTAGCCTATGTTGGTTGCCGTTTTTTGAAAAGCAGATCATACATGAAAATATAG